One stretch of Tepidibacter hydrothermalis DNA includes these proteins:
- a CDS encoding methyl-accepting chemotaxis protein translates to MWFNVRNKIMSKLTIVFILLISISLGILGITTYYRANCILEDTLKDTSKQLSKQIEGNILTIIEENQFNLIQMSRNPNIQRLSENNSLEATVIKTFESFKDAHISVDNIYIVMENKKTVSYPENKFDKDYDATQDMWYKNTIEKDNIFWSNPYKDKNTGNMIMTMSIPVYNLMNENEFVGILGVDISIDTLSNKINVLKVGKKGKATLIDKELNIITDKKQSIRGTKLKDEVLVNNIKNKKEDILDLDNKIVMYRPIRGLDWTIILTMYKDEITNNNKVLLQNILIVGIISILIALFISYKFSKKITKPINDCLDTIENMKNGDFSTRCEIKNNDEIAKIGEGLNDMLDNVSALIKNTQSVCETVNISSRDLSQVTNATNLAAESISFTVNEIANGSIRQANEAEKGANLTNSLSDKLKILLSNTHDMLKSIEHVEKANSNSSKVIDDLSISTKLNNKNTAQAQEAVLELNKKAKNISTILDSITAIADQTNLLALNASIEAARAGEAGRGFAVVADEIRKLAESSNNAADDIKNILDYIQIDSDNTVNIINILEQSNLKQSRTVEYVNNSFNSIKESTDEIIEKIRFTGEYVESLNEDRLNIVDTIQRISDISENASAGAQEVSASIHQQADDIEKVASSSDHLQELSSKLNKEISKFRIQNS, encoded by the coding sequence ATGTGGTTTAATGTAAGAAATAAGATAATGTCTAAATTAACAATAGTATTCATTTTACTTATAAGTATATCTCTTGGTATTTTAGGTATAACTACATATTATAGAGCTAATTGTATATTAGAAGATACATTAAAAGATACATCTAAACAATTATCCAAGCAAATAGAGGGAAATATTTTAACTATAATAGAAGAAAATCAATTTAATTTAATCCAAATGTCTAGGAACCCTAATATACAGAGATTATCAGAGAATAATTCACTAGAAGCAACAGTTATAAAAACATTTGAAAGTTTTAAAGATGCTCATATAAGTGTAGACAATATATATATAGTTATGGAAAATAAGAAAACGGTTTCATATCCTGAAAATAAGTTTGATAAAGATTATGATGCTACTCAGGATATGTGGTATAAAAATACTATTGAGAAGGATAATATTTTTTGGAGTAATCCATATAAGGATAAAAACACAGGAAATATGATAATGACTATGAGCATCCCAGTATATAATCTTATGAATGAAAATGAGTTCGTAGGTATATTAGGAGTCGATATTTCTATAGATACATTGTCTAATAAAATCAACGTATTAAAGGTAGGTAAAAAAGGGAAAGCTACATTGATAGACAAAGAGTTGAATATTATAACAGATAAGAAGCAATCTATAAGAGGTACTAAATTAAAAGATGAAGTATTAGTTAATAATATTAAAAATAAAAAAGAAGATATTCTTGATTTAGATAATAAAATAGTTATGTATAGACCTATAAGAGGACTTGATTGGACTATTATACTTACTATGTACAAAGATGAGATAACAAATAACAATAAGGTATTGCTTCAAAATATATTAATAGTTGGAATTATATCTATATTGATTGCTTTATTTATATCGTATAAATTTTCAAAGAAAATTACAAAACCTATAAATGACTGTCTAGATACTATTGAAAATATGAAAAATGGTGATTTTAGTACTAGATGTGAGATAAAAAACAATGATGAAATTGCTAAAATAGGAGAAGGATTAAATGATATGTTGGATAATGTATCAGCATTGATAAAAAATACACAAAGTGTATGCGAAACAGTCAATATATCATCTCGCGATTTATCCCAAGTAACAAATGCAACTAATTTAGCAGCAGAATCTATATCTTTTACTGTTAATGAGATAGCTAATGGTTCTATAAGACAAGCTAATGAGGCTGAAAAAGGAGCGAATTTAACTAATAGTTTATCTGATAAGCTTAAAATACTTTTAAGCAATACACACGATATGCTAAAGAGTATAGAACATGTAGAAAAAGCTAATTCAAATAGCTCAAAGGTTATAGATGATCTAAGTATTAGTACTAAACTAAATAATAAAAATACGGCACAAGCTCAAGAAGCTGTACTTGAATTAAATAAAAAAGCTAAAAATATATCTACTATATTAGATAGTATAACAGCTATAGCTGATCAAACTAATTTGTTAGCTCTTAATGCATCTATTGAAGCTGCACGAGCAGGTGAGGCTGGTAGAGGATTTGCAGTAGTTGCAGATGAAATAAGAAAACTTGCAGAAAGTTCAAATAATGCAGCTGATGATATAAAGAATATATTAGATTATATACAAATAGACAGCGATAATACTGTCAATATAATAAATATACTGGAACAAAGTAATTTAAAGCAATCGAGAACTGTGGAATATGTAAACAATTCGTTTAATTCAATAAAGGAATCTACAGATGAAATAATAGAGAAAATAAGGTTTACAGGGGAATACGTTGAATCTCTGAATGAGGACAGATTAAACATAGTTGATACTATACAAAGAATATCTGATATATCAGAAAATGCTTCGGCAGGAGCGCAAGAGGTAAGCGCATCTATTCATCAACAAGCAGATGATATAGAAAAAGTAGCTAGTTCATCAGATCATTTACAAGAATTATCATCAAAATTAAATAAAGAGATAAGTAAATTCAGAATACAAAATTCATAA
- a CDS encoding TetR/AcrR family transcriptional regulator, translated as MTSKKIKEASLELIAERGYCQTTLSLIAERVGIKKPSIYSHFQSKEDIFFSILEDETKNLNIYIENIYYDIKKYELEEMLYLIIYKFAEYFNNNMTLAKFWSLVMYFPPYSLEQEFKFDITKYKIYECIYRNIKEKTKNKKLDEEKMKNIMHSYEVILRGILTMIIYDSDFTIEKIDQIIKVYFNGIKNELTENLS; from the coding sequence ATGACATCAAAAAAAATAAAAGAAGCATCCCTTGAACTTATAGCAGAAAGAGGGTATTGTCAGACAACTCTATCGTTAATAGCAGAACGAGTAGGGATAAAAAAACCCTCTATATATAGTCACTTTCAAAGTAAAGAAGATATATTTTTTTCTATATTAGAAGATGAAACTAAAAACTTAAATATATATATAGAAAACATATATTATGATATAAAAAAATACGAATTAGAAGAAATGTTATATTTAATAATATATAAATTTGCGGAGTATTTTAACAATAATATGACTTTGGCAAAGTTTTGGAGCCTGGTTATGTATTTTCCACCATATAGCTTAGAACAAGAGTTTAAGTTTGACATAACTAAATATAAAATTTACGAATGTATTTATAGAAATATTAAAGAAAAAACAAAAAATAAAAAATTAGATGAAGAAAAAATGAAAAATATAATGCATTCATATGAAGTAATATTAAGAGGAATTCTTACTATGATTATATATGACAGTGACTTTACTATAGAAAAAATAGATCAAATAATTAAAGTTTATTTTAATGGAATAAAGAATGAACTAACAGAAAACCTTTCTTAA
- a CDS encoding sodium-dependent transporter: MSNSRENWGSKIGLILAMAGNAIGLGNFWRFPYQAASNGGGAFMIPYFIAIIVLGIPVMLLEWNLGRYGGKYGHGTLGPMVYLQAREGTKPRNAAIIGAVAGSFAFAVTLLVNSYYNHIIGWSLGYGFLSLTGGYSDMSVSTGEVFVNYIQNPSMVFTFWVIALAGLAFAVMRGVQKGIETWAKLMMPVLYTFGIVLAIRSLTMGSPVNPDWSSMKGLNFIWNPDFSTFTWKSIVAAAGQVFFTLSVGMGIIANYASYLKPDDDIIVSSLATVSLNEFAEVILGGTAVIPIAYAFMGPDGMGQGVGLAFIALPNVFRTMGGGQFVGALWFFLLFFAGFTSAIAMYNYLVALLEEDMGVARSKGAWIIFVAYIILGLPVGLEGIMTNTADLAYLTEVDNWIGTYLLVVLAAVEVVACAWLMGEKALVEMNKGGIWKIPKWFFKLFHQTLTPITTFVILIFSTLDYIKAGYFKLVPSFVENTPVLVPWVNGARFVIFATLVVGFMQSYRSIKSKYGKELSENKVSIRV; this comes from the coding sequence ATGTCAAATTCAAGAGAAAACTGGGGGTCCAAGATAGGACTTATACTAGCTATGGCAGGTAATGCTATTGGACTAGGAAACTTCTGGAGATTCCCATATCAAGCTGCTAGTAACGGCGGTGGAGCATTCATGATTCCTTATTTTATTGCAATTATTGTACTCGGTATACCTGTAATGCTTCTTGAGTGGAACCTAGGTCGTTATGGTGGAAAGTATGGACATGGAACACTTGGACCAATGGTTTATTTACAAGCTAGAGAGGGAACGAAGCCTAGAAATGCAGCTATAATAGGAGCAGTAGCAGGATCATTTGCTTTTGCGGTAACTCTTCTTGTTAATTCATATTACAATCATATTATAGGTTGGTCACTTGGATATGGATTCTTATCATTAACTGGTGGATACTCAGATATGAGTGTTTCAACAGGAGAGGTATTTGTAAATTACATTCAAAATCCATCTATGGTATTTACATTTTGGGTAATAGCTCTAGCAGGACTTGCATTTGCAGTTATGCGTGGAGTACAAAAAGGTATAGAAACTTGGGCTAAACTTATGATGCCAGTTCTTTATACTTTTGGTATTGTTCTTGCAATAAGATCTTTAACTATGGGAAGTCCAGTTAACCCTGACTGGTCATCTATGAAGGGTCTTAACTTTATATGGAATCCTGACTTTTCAACATTTACATGGAAGTCAATAGTTGCAGCAGCAGGTCAAGTATTCTTTACATTATCAGTTGGTATGGGTATTATAGCGAACTATGCTTCTTACTTAAAGCCTGATGATGATATCATAGTTTCATCACTTGCAACAGTTTCACTTAATGAGTTTGCAGAGGTTATACTTGGAGGAACAGCAGTTATTCCTATAGCTTATGCATTCATGGGACCTGATGGAATGGGTCAAGGTGTTGGTCTTGCATTTATAGCTCTTCCTAACGTATTTAGAACTATGGGTGGAGGACAATTCGTAGGAGCTTTATGGTTCTTCTTATTATTCTTCGCAGGATTTACATCAGCAATAGCTATGTACAACTACTTAGTTGCTCTTCTTGAAGAAGATATGGGAGTAGCTAGAAGTAAGGGTGCATGGATTATATTCGTAGCATATATTATATTAGGTCTACCAGTTGGACTTGAAGGTATAATGACAAATACTGCTGACCTTGCTTACTTAACAGAAGTAGATAACTGGATAGGAACGTACTTGCTGGTTGTTCTAGCGGCAGTTGAGGTTGTAGCTTGTGCATGGTTAATGGGAGAAAAAGCTTTAGTTGAAATGAACAAGGGTGGAATTTGGAAGATTCCTAAGTGGTTCTTTAAACTATTCCATCAAACATTAACTCCTATAACTACATTTGTAATATTAATATTCTCTACACTTGACTATATCAAGGCTGGATACTTCAAATTAGTTCCATCGTTTGTTGAAAACACTCCAGTTTTAGTTCCTTGGGTTAATGGAGCAAGATTTGTTATATTTGCAACATTGGTAGTAGGATTTATGCAATCATATAGATCTATAAAAAGTAAATACGGTAAAGAGCTTTCTGAGAATAAAGTTTCTATCCGTGTATAA